The following DNA comes from Ignavibacteria bacterium.
CTGAAAAAAATTTTTTTATGTCCACAGATAATGTCAATATTCTCACAGCATTTGCTTTTGGTTTGCTTTCCTTTATTTCTCCGTGTGTATTGCCGATTGTTCCCGGCTATATTTCGTTCATCTCCGGCGTTTCGATAGATGCGATGAAAAGCGATGCGGAGAAAAAAAATATTCGAAATCAAATTTTGCTACGCACGATGATGTTCATTCTTGGATTTACGATGGTGTTTGTTGCACTCGGAGCATCCGCAACCGTGGTAGGAAAATTTCTTTTACGGGAACTGAACGTTATCAGCAAGATAGCAGGAGTCGTTATCGTAATTTTCGGGTTGAATATGATGGGTATTTTTAAAATCGGATTTTTGAATTACGAAAAACGATTTCATTCGGAAGCAAAACCGTTAAGTATTTTTGGCGCACTTGTCGTTGGACTTGCGTTCGCATTCGGATGGACCCCGTGTATTGGACCGATACTCGCAGCGATTCTCGCAATTGCAAGTCAGCAGGAAACAGTAGGACAAGGAATAATTTTATTGACAAGTTACTCGCTTGGTTTAGGAATTCCGTTTCTTGTTACCGGAATGAGTATTACAGTGTTTTACAATTTTTTCAACAAATTGAAAAAGCATATGCATACCATTGAAATAATTGGTGGTGTTTTGTTAGTAATTGTAGGCGTGTTGATTTTTACAAATTCACTCACTATTCTATCAGGTTATTTGTCAAAGTGGTTTCCGTTTCTCAATGAAATTGGATAACGGATTTCCACATACAGATATCAAAGGAATGTTTCGTACGTTATCAAGATTGCAATAGGAGTTTTAATAATTCAAACAAGAGTACGAAATGAAAGGAGAAAAAGAAAACAAATTCCACATTTAGAGGCACTTCAATCATTGGCACATAATTTGTTATTCAGAAAAAGAGGTACACGAAATAATAATTTTTTCAATTCCCGATGAATTCAACTTCTTCCAAAGCAAAGAAAACAAGCGGTAATGTTGTTATTACTGCCGAGCGATGCAAAGGGTGCGGCTTTTGCGTCGAGTTTTGTCCAACAGAGGCGCTGAAACTTTCAAGTCAATATAATACTAAAGGATATCATCCGCCGACTCTTGTGTTCAAAGATAAATGCAACGGCTGCGATATGTGCGGAATAATGTGTCCCGATTTTGCAATTTACGGTTATCGTTTAATGCTGAAATAAGGATTTTTATTATGAACCACGATTCAAGTGCAGTTTTAACGGGCGCGCATTTTATTGACGGCGACCATGCGTGTAGTGAAGGAGCAATTGCTGCTGGATGCAGATTTGTAGCAGGATATCCGATTACCCCTTCAACAGAAGTTGTTGAGCGGATTGCAGAACGGTTTCCCAAAATTGGCGGATTGTTTATTCAAATGGAAGACGAAATCGCGTCTTCGATTGCAATACAAGGAGCAGTTTGGGCAGGGAAAAAAGCGATGACGGTTACTTCCGGTCCCGGTTTTTCGTTGATGATGGAACATATCGGATATGCCGCGATGACAGAAACACCGTGCGTATTTGTTGATGTTCAGCGAGCAGGTCCATCAACAGGATTGCCGACGCAACCTGCGCAAGGAGATATGATGCAGGCGCGATGGGGTTCACACGGAGATTATGAAATTATTGCACTTTCTCCAAACTCGCCGCAGGAATGTTTTGATTTGACTATCAAAGCATTCAATCTTTCCGAACAATACCGCGTTCCGGTGATGTTTATGATGGATGAATGTGTTGGACATATGATTGAAAAAGTTGTCATTCCTTTGGCAAAAGAAATAGAAGTTTATCCACGAAAATATTATGAGGGACATCCGGAAAATTTTCTTCTCTTCAAACCGGATGAACATTTTATTCCTCCGATGGTAAAAGCGGGAGATGGATACCGAATTCACGTTACGGGATTAACGCACGATGAAAAAGGGTATCCGAGTATGACGGTTGCATCACAAGAAAAATTAGTTCATCGTTTGGTAAATAAAATACGTACGAATGCAGATAATATCGTTGATTTCAAGGAAGATAACGTTGAAAACGCCGATGTTGTAGTTGTAACCTATGGAATAACTTCGCGCACAGCCATTCCTGCAATTGAACGCGCACGAAACGAAGGAATGAACGTAGGACATCTTCGCTTAATTGTTGTGTGGCCATTTCCTGAAAAGAAAATTCGTGAACTTGCACCGAAAATACAATCATTCGTTGTACCCGAATTAAATTACGGACAAGTCGTTTTGGAAGTTGAAAGAAATGCGGCTGGGAAAGCAAATGTTGAACTCGTTCCTCATGCAGGCGGAACAGTTCATAATCCAACAGATATTTATAATGCAATAGTAAAAAGTTTGAAAGCAAAATAACAATGGAAGAAATGTTGTACGAAATAGAAGAAGCGATTCCGCATAATTCCGTCGAAGATTATTTGCGAATGGACCGTATTCCGCATATTTGGTGTCCTGGTTGCGGTATCGGAACAACGGTCAATTGTTTTGTGCGCGCATTGGAAACAAGTAATCTGAATCTTGATAAAGTTTCTGTCGTTTCCGGAATTGGTTGCACGGGACGCGTAGCGGGGTATATGAATCTCGATTCGTTTCACGCAACACACGGACGAGCGATTCCGTTTGCTACGGGATTAAAGTTAGCAAATCCGGAATTGAAAGTCATTGTGTACAGCGGCGATGGAGATTTAACAGCAATCGGAGGGAATCATTTTATTCACGCGGCGCGAAGAAATGTTGATATGACGGTGATTTTAGTGAACAATTTCATTTATGGAATGACCGGAGGACAAGTTGCACCAACAACACCGATGACTGCAACGGCAACAACAACGCCATTCGGAAATTTTGAAAACTCGTTCAATCTTCCGTATTTAGCAGAATCGTGCGGCGCAGTGTATGTTGCGCGATGGACATCGTATCACGTTCGCCATCTTACGAAAGCAATGAAGGAAGCAATTGCGAAAAAAGGATTTTCATTTATTGAAGTGCTGTCGCCGTGTCCAACATTATACAGTCGCCGCAACAAACTTGGCGATGGATTAGACCAAATGGTATATTACGAAAAGAACAGTGAAATAAAACACGGCGCAGATACAAGAACAGTTGCATTGGAATTTCAGGGAAAAATTATTTGCGGAAAATTTATTGATAAAGAACGACCAACATATCTCGAATTGATGAATGCGCATTACAAAAAAGTGTTCGGCGATTCGTTTCAGGAATATAATGGTTAAAAAATTGTGTTGTGTGCAAACACGGTTGCAATTCGAAAAAAAAGTATTGAGAAGTTTCAAAACTATGTCACGAACAGAAATAAAAATCGGCGGCTTTGGCGGACAAGGAGTAATATTAAGCGGTTATATCATCGGACGCGCAGCAACTATTTTCGATAGTAAATCAGCGACAATGATTCAGGCATTTGGTCCCGAAGCACGAGGAAGCGCATGCAGCGCAGAACTCATTGTTGATTCCAATCCGATCGCATATCCTTATATTACTTCACCGCGCGTGATGATTATTATGTCGCAGGAAGCATACACAAAATTCACACCTTCTCTTGCTAATGGTGGAGTACTTATTACCGAAGAAGAATTGGTAAAACCGCACAACTTGCGAAAAGATATTACTCACTATTCTATTCCGGCAACACGCATTGCTGAACAATTAGGAAAGAAAATGGTCGTGAATATAGTTATGATGGGATTTATGACTGCGCTTACGAAATTTGTTGATGCAGAAGCGATGAAAAATGCAGTAAAAATATCAGTGCCGAATGGGACGGATAAACTCAATCTTTTAGCATTTGAAAAGGGATACGAATATGGAATAAATGGTAACTTTTCTTCAACGTAAAACTCCTTTTTTTTAGCTTCATCGTATATATGTCAACTACTTTGTAGTCGAAATACTACAACGTTGCTGAACAAATTCATTTCCTCTTAATCTCAGGTATATCTCTAACTTGAACAACTCATAGTGTTGCTTTAAAAATATAAAGACGGACACTGGCATCCCAAAGCATGCGGAAAAGGAACCCGAAGAACCGCTATACTTTTGTTGTGAATGAAGACGCCAATGTTACCGTCTTAAAATTTCTAACTTTGAGAAAAATTCCTGTCAAGATTACTTGATAAGTTTACTCATCTTACAAAATGTATGCCAAATAAGGTGTTTTTTTTAAAAAATGAAAAACTTTTTTAGAAATGCCATTTATACTAACTACATAAATTACTTCCATTTTCTTCGAAATAAATGCATCAATTGTTGAAAAAACAATTAATTTGTTGTTTTTTTAACAATTTGGTTTATTAAAAAACTTTTCATTGGTTAGAGATAGGTTGCCAATCCAAGTTTTTTATAGGTCCCTTTTTATAGAAGTTTGATGATGTTATTAAGTGATTAAGAGATTTGTCACAGAGAAATATTTCAATGTTGAATAAAAACAAGGATGCTCCGTTTCACATTTGAAAGAAAGTAAATGTTGAAGTTCCATTTGTAAAGTTGGAATGGCGTATAGAAGAGAAGAGTGAATAATAACTATTAAAGTGCCTATGATTTGATGTTATGAACGAACCACATAAACAGAATTGAGTTTTCATTTATTCTCACTTGGATGAACTTTGTCGCTGGTGGTGGAAAAAAATTACTTCGAAAGTAATGAGTGCCCGGAACAGGACTCGAACCTGCACACTCTTGCGAACAATAGACTCTGAATCTATCGCGTCTTCCAATTCCGCCATCCGGGCAAAAAAAATACAGTAAAATATACTATATCTTTTTAGACCAAAGGAAAAGAAACTTATCATA
Coding sequences within:
- a CDS encoding cytochrome c biogenesis protein CcdA, which gives rise to MSTDNVNILTAFAFGLLSFISPCVLPIVPGYISFISGVSIDAMKSDAEKKNIRNQILLRTMMFILGFTMVFVALGASATVVGKFLLRELNVISKIAGVVIVIFGLNMMGIFKIGFLNYEKRFHSEAKPLSIFGALVVGLAFAFGWTPCIGPILAAILAIASQQETVGQGIILLTSYSLGLGIPFLVTGMSITVFYNFFNKLKKHMHTIEIIGGVLLVIVGVLIFTNSLTILSGYLSKWFPFLNEIG
- a CDS encoding 4Fe-4S dicluster domain-containing protein, whose amino-acid sequence is MNSTSSKAKKTSGNVVITAERCKGCGFCVEFCPTEALKLSSQYNTKGYHPPTLVFKDKCNGCDMCGIMCPDFAIYGYRLMLK
- a CDS encoding 2-oxoacid:acceptor oxidoreductase subunit alpha; the protein is MNHDSSAVLTGAHFIDGDHACSEGAIAAGCRFVAGYPITPSTEVVERIAERFPKIGGLFIQMEDEIASSIAIQGAVWAGKKAMTVTSGPGFSLMMEHIGYAAMTETPCVFVDVQRAGPSTGLPTQPAQGDMMQARWGSHGDYEIIALSPNSPQECFDLTIKAFNLSEQYRVPVMFMMDECVGHMIEKVVIPLAKEIEVYPRKYYEGHPENFLLFKPDEHFIPPMVKAGDGYRIHVTGLTHDEKGYPSMTVASQEKLVHRLVNKIRTNADNIVDFKEDNVENADVVVVTYGITSRTAIPAIERARNEGMNVGHLRLIVVWPFPEKKIRELAPKIQSFVVPELNYGQVVLEVERNAAGKANVELVPHAGGTVHNPTDIYNAIVKSLKAK
- a CDS encoding 2-oxoacid:ferredoxin oxidoreductase subunit beta; its protein translation is MLYEIEEAIPHNSVEDYLRMDRIPHIWCPGCGIGTTVNCFVRALETSNLNLDKVSVVSGIGCTGRVAGYMNLDSFHATHGRAIPFATGLKLANPELKVIVYSGDGDLTAIGGNHFIHAARRNVDMTVILVNNFIYGMTGGQVAPTTPMTATATTTPFGNFENSFNLPYLAESCGAVYVARWTSYHVRHLTKAMKEAIAKKGFSFIEVLSPCPTLYSRRNKLGDGLDQMVYYEKNSEIKHGADTRTVALEFQGKIICGKFIDKERPTYLELMNAHYKKVFGDSFQEYNG
- a CDS encoding pyruvate ferredoxin oxidoreductase; the protein is MSRTEIKIGGFGGQGVILSGYIIGRAATIFDSKSATMIQAFGPEARGSACSAELIVDSNPIAYPYITSPRVMIIMSQEAYTKFTPSLANGGVLITEEELVKPHNLRKDITHYSIPATRIAEQLGKKMVVNIVMMGFMTALTKFVDAEAMKNAVKISVPNGTDKLNLLAFEKGYEYGINGNFSST